One Eurosta solidaginis isolate ZX-2024a chromosome 5, ASM4086904v1, whole genome shotgun sequence DNA segment encodes these proteins:
- the LOC137252388 gene encoding uncharacterized protein has product MVTIVKADELFKFLALRNSLTGIARLLLTKGPVTYEELKANLLKEFGHSVSRQEIYKVLQHRRKKSDETVQRFILEMEAIARGSDVSEYELVAFVLHGLQDRTIEYAIFCNAKSITDLKEAANMAEHRNAVRRQSPNIQSYNKNKVPIEISAVNNRCYNCSKFGHLKYDCPYEVRSKGVCFNCWKLGHDHKACTNPKYVQRLKKTVATVMQTNDVQSGNFINFVHEEAP; this is encoded by the exons ATGGTGACAATC GTCAAGGCAGATGAACTCTTCAAATTTTTGGCTTTGAGAAATTCCTTAACAGGTATCGCTCGATTGCTTTTAACTAAAGGGCCTGTGACATACGAAGAGTTGAAAGCGAATTTGTTAAAAGAGTTTGGCCATTCCGTTTCCCGTCAAGAAATCTACAAAGTTTTACAGCACCGCCGAAAGAAAAGTGATGAAACCGTGCAAAGGTTTATTTTGGAAATGGAAGCGATTGCTCGCGGTAGTGATGTATCGGAATATGAGTTAGTTGCATTCGTTTTACATGGTTTACAAGATCGTACAATAGAATATGCAATATTTTGTAATGCAAAGAGCATCACCGATTTGAAAGAGGCTGCTAACATGGCAGAGCATCGTAATGCAGTGCGAAGGCAGTCACCTAATATACaaagttacaacaaaaacaaagtccCGATCGAAATTTCAGCTGTAAATAATCGTTGCTACAATTGCTCCAAATTTGGTCATCTTAAATATGATTGTCCATATGAAGTTCGTTCAAAGGGTGTATGTTTTAATTGTTGGAAACTGGGGCATGATCACAAGGCTTGTACGAATCCGAAATATGTTCAGCGTTTGAAGAAGACAGTAGCTACAGTAATGCAAACTAACGATGTACAATCGgggaattttattaattttgtacatGAG GAAGCCCCATAA